From Passer domesticus isolate bPasDom1 chromosome 5, bPasDom1.hap1, whole genome shotgun sequence, the proteins below share one genomic window:
- the MDM2 gene encoding E3 ubiquitin-protein ligase Mdm2, translating into MCNTKMSSLTDASSVTASEQEALVKPKPLLLKLLKLAGAEKDTFTMKEVIFYIGQYIMSKQLYDEKQQHIVHCANDLLGDLFGVTSFSVKEHRRLYSMISRNLIAINQQDSTLGNTPEDDATSQPEEDNVIKESRQEVEENQTSSSMASRPTTSSRRRTHSESEKSPSDDLPSDRRKRHKSENISVTFDESLSWCVVSGLCRERSNSSDSTDSLSIPDLDASSLSENSDWFDHGSVSDQFSVEFEVESIYSEDYSHNEEGQELTDEDDEVYQLTIYQDEDSDADSFDEDPEISLADYWKCPECNEMNPPLPRHCHRCWALREDWLPDEKSEKLEKSKLEASFPAEAGEGFDVPDCKKTKTIEDKEPAVDENEDKAVQLSESQESEGYSQPSTSSSVFCSSQEDFKEPEKREIQDKEESMESSLPVTSIEPCVICQSRPKNGCIVHGKTGHLMSCFTCAKKLKKRNKPCPVCRQPIQMIVLTYFS; encoded by the exons ATGTGCAATACCAAGATGTCCTCCCTTACGGATGCCTCCTCTGTCACCGCTTCGGAGCAAGAGGCGCTG GTTAAACCAAAGCCACTGTTGCTGAAATTGTTAAAGTTAGCTGGTGCTGAAAAGGACACTTTTACTATGAAGGAG GTAATATTCTATATTGGACAATATATTATGTCTAAGCAATTATATGATGAAAAACAGCAGCATATTGTACACTGTGCAAATGATCTCCTGGGGGATTTATTTGGAGTAACAAGCTTTTCAGTAAAAGAACACAG GAGGCTATATTCAATGATTTCCAGAAATCTGATAGCAATCAATCAACAAG aCTCTACCCTTGGCAACACACCTGAGGATGATGCCACATCTCAGCCTGAAGAAGACAATGTTATTAAG GAGTCTAGGCAGGAGGTAGAAGAGAACCAGACTTCATCAAGCATGGCTTCCCGACCAACTACATCTTCTAGGAGGAGGACACACAGTGAATCTG AAAAAAGTCCTTCAGATGATCTGCCCAGTGACAGAAGAAAGCGACACAAGTCAGAGAACATCTCGGTGACATTTGATGAAAGTCTCTCATGGTGTGTAGTCAGTGGTCTGTGCCGTGAAAGAAGCAATAGCAGTGATTCAACAGATTCTCTTTCCATTCCT gaTCTTGATGCTAGTTCATTAAGTGAAAACTCAGATTGGTTTGACCACGGTTCTGTATCAGACCAGTTCAGTGTCGAGTTTGAAGTTGAGTCTATTTATTCAGAAGATTATAGCCATAATGAAGAAGGGCAGGAGCTCACAGATGAAGATGATGAG GTTTATCAGCTGACTATTTACCAGGATGAAGATAGTGATGCTGATTCATTTGATGAAGATCCAGAGATTTCTCTAGCT GATTATTGGAAGTGTCCTGAATGTAATGAAATGAATCCTCCGCTTCCACGACACTGCCACAGATGCTGGGCCCTCCGTGAGGATTGGCTTCCAGATGAAAAGAGTGAGAAATTGGAAAAGAGCAAATTAGAAGCCTCctttcctgcagaggctggagaaggTTTTGATGTTCCTGactgcaagaaaacaaaaacgATTGAAGATAAAGAACCAGCTGTGGATGAGAATGAGGATAAAGCAGTGCAGCTTTCTGAGTCCCAGGAAAGTGAAGGTTATTCCCAGCCATCAACATCAAGCAGTGTGTTCTGTAGCAGTCAGGAGGACTTCAAGGAACCTGAGAAGAGAGAAATACAAGACAAAGAGGAAAGCATGGAATCCAGTCTGCCTGTTACCAGCATAGAGCCGTGTGTCATATGTCAGAGCAGACCTAAAAATGGCTGCATAGTACACGGCAAAACGGGACACCTCATGTCGTGTTTTACCTGTGCAAAAAAGCTCAAGAAGAGGAACAAACCCTGCCCAGTGTGCAGGCAGCCCATACAGATGATTGTCCTAACTTATTTTAGTTAG